GGAGCGGCGCTTTTTTAATACGCATCATGATTTGGAAAAAAAAGTCGTGCAACTTTTGCCGGACCAAAAGATGCCGGCATTGAATATTTACCACAATGCCGTTGGTTATGAACATTCAGCGCAATGGTACACGGACCTTTTTTATCGGGAGGAAAAGCAACGGGGACTGGCCTGTTCGGAAGATTTATTTTCGCCCGGTGTGATTCACTTTGAGCTTTCCAGTGAGCAGGAGACCGGGTTTCTTGCTGCGACGACCAAAATTTTGGAAAATCCCGATCCGGTGGCGGCCGCGCAAGCGGAAAAAAGTCGTCGGCATGATTTGGTGAAATCACTGGAGCCGGGAGACCGGTTTGGGAAAATCCTCGCCGCAACAGCAGATCAATTTATCGTGAAACGGGACGAAGGACTAAGCGTGATTGCCGGTTATCCCTGGCTGCCGGACAGCGGTCGGGACAGCATGATTGCGCTGCCGGGATTAACGTTAAGCCTTGGGCGGTATGAAGAGGCACGTGCACTGTTACAAACTTATGCCGGTTTTTGCAATAAAGGGATGCTGCCGAATTATTTCACGGAAGTGGATTCGCATCCTTATTACAACACATTGGATGCCGCCTTGTGGTTTTTTGTGGCGGTTTTTCACTATTTTGAACGGGTTGAAGATGAGACGTTTATCCGCAATGAGATCTGGGAACCGATGCGCGAAATCATTAAATACTATCGGGCAGGCACCCGTTACAATATTCATATGGACGCGGATGGATTAATTACAGTTCCGGAAGAAGGTGCTCAGTTAACCTGGATGGATGCTCAGGTAGGGGATTGGATTGTTACCCCCCGTTCGGGAAAAGTCGTGGAGGTGAATGCGCTTTGGTACAATGCACTTCGCACGATGGAGATGTTGGCGAAAATAGTTGGAACTGACCGGGAGTTGACGGAGTATCAAACGCTGGCAGGTCAGGTTGGCGATTCTTTTCACCGGATATTTTGGAATGAAGCATGCGGCTGTTGTTACGACTTGGTGGAGGAACATTATCAAGAAGAGACCACACGGCCCAATCAGGTTTTGGCAATCGCATTGCCTTTTCCGGTTGTCACCGGGAAGAAAGCTAAAAAAATTCTGAAAAATGTTCGTCAGGAATTGTATACCACATTTGGTTTTCGAACCCTCGCGCGTGACCATGCGGATTACAAGGGAACGTATGACGGTGATATCATCAGTCGTGAGGGAGCGGCGTATCAAGGGACGGTGTGGCCCTGGCTTTTAGGCCCTTATGCAGATGCTTTGCGAAAAGTCAATGGCAATACCCCTGAAGTTCGTTCTGAAATTAAGCAGCTTATTAAACCGTTTGAAGAGCATATTCGGGAAGCGGGTTTGGGGACGATT
The window above is part of the bacterium genome. Proteins encoded here:
- a CDS encoding glycogen debranching enzyme N-terminal domain-containing protein, whose protein sequence is MIILGRDICGNLEVSSRKEWLETNGIGGYAFGTVAGMHTRSYHSLLTASIEKPLCRVMMLSQLEEALIYGGKKYSLSTHHYLKAISPVGYLNIEEFRLDPYPVITYRIADLLLEKQIFMSYGVPLTWITYRLLNAPPNHEKVFLVVRPLANFRDHHLKQKERRFFNTHHDLEKKVVQLLPDQKMPALNIYHNAVGYEHSAQWYTDLFYREEKQRGLACSEDLFSPGVIHFELSSEQETGFLAATTKILENPDPVAAAQAEKSRRHDLVKSLEPGDRFGKILAATADQFIVKRDEGLSVIAGYPWLPDSGRDSMIALPGLTLSLGRYEEARALLQTYAGFCNKGMLPNYFTEVDSHPYYNTLDAALWFFVAVFHYFERVEDETFIRNEIWEPMREIIKYYRAGTRYNIHMDADGLITVPEEGAQLTWMDAQVGDWIVTPRSGKVVEVNALWYNALRTMEMLAKIVGTDRELTEYQTLAGQVGDSFHRIFWNEACGCCYDLVEEHYQEETTRPNQVLAIALPFPVVTGKKAKKILKNVRQELYTTFGFRTLARDHADYKGTYDGDIISREGAAYQGTVWPWLLGPYADALRKVNGNTPEVRSEIKQLIKPFEEHIREAGLGTISEMFDGDPPHSARGCLSRAWNVAEILRLHLEMQA